From the genome of Podospora bellae-mahoneyi strain CBS 112042 chromosome 2, whole genome shotgun sequence:
CGCAATGTTACCGTCCACTCACCTTCCTTCACCGGCACCATTTTGGATACTCGAGGCTTTGTCTCTGTTGACCCCGTAGCCAAGGAGATTGTCTTGACCTTCAGGGGCACCGTTTCCATCAGAAACTGGGTGGCAGAGTACGTCTTACCCACTTGTCTCTGTGTACCAACATCAGATCATCTAACACCCAAGCAGCTTCATCTTTGTCCAAGCCCCTTGCGACTACGCCTTTGGCTGCCTCGTCCACACcggcttcctctcctcctgggCCGAAGTCAAGAGCCGTGCCATGGCCGCGGTCACCGCCGCCAGACAGGCCCACCCGACCTTCAAGGTCACCGTCACCGGTTACTCCCTCGGCGCCGCCGTCGGCACCATCGCCGCTGCCGACATCCGCAGGAGCCTCAAGATCCCCGTTGATCTCATCACCTTTGGCTCTCCCCGCGTGGGAAACAATGCGTTTGCCAAGTTCGTCACTGCTGGGGCTGGTAGCGAGTACCGCCTCACCCACGCCAACGACCCGATTGCCCGTctcccacccatcatctTTAACTACAGACACACCAGCCCTGAGTACTGGTTTGATGAGGGAGCCGATGGTGTTGTGACTCTCGATGAGGTCCAGGTCTGCGAGGGGCATGCCAACATCCAGTGCAATGGTGGGACGGGAGACTTCAACATGGATGTGCATGGCTGGTATTTCCAGAGGTTCACCGGCTGTGCACCCACGGAACAGCCTTTCAAGGCCCGTAGCACGCCCATCAGTGATGCGGAGCTTGCGAAGATTGTGAACGAGTGGGTgaaggaggacaaggtgTTGGCCAAGAACTTGGAGCTGAGTGGTGAGGCGTAAATATCTGGTGGCGAGGGAGTGCGTGTATAATACCCTATGATCTTAGATATGAATCATGATAATATTGGAAGATTTGCAGTCTCGGGGAACTGAACCGGGTCCTTGGGTCTGGGTGCCATGTTTCATGCTGTGTGACGATGGATGGTTTAATGTGGGGTGATCAAATATGTGGTGGTCCGTCTCGGGATATCTATGCCAGCCATATATCTTGAAACTCCGAATCATCTCCATCGCCTCGCCGTCCATTACACTGTAAACGTAAGCTGCCCAACCATATGATGCACAAAATCTCCTCCCTTCTGCGTCACAAGTCTGATAACAAACGGCACATGCGCACCGGGGAATATCACAACTTGGTCACCAACCTGGACGTCCTGCAGCGTGGTCCCCGGCCTTCCCGTGCTGTCAACAAACGAACGCTGTCTTTGGACCTTGCAAGCACCGAGATACATGAATAGGTCATTGGGTAGCTCTGTTTGCTCCTCGTCATCTACATCGGACCAAAACTGTTTCTTGCCTGTCAATGTCAAGGTTTCAAACCCGGTGAGAAATACTTCTCCCCAAAGGCCATCGTCCGCTCGGGCCGTCCCGTCCACGTCAGAGTCGAGAGGGGGAACCTGCCAGACGTTCTCAAGAGTGGAGGTTAGGAATTCCGAGTTACCTGCGAGAGAAGCTCGGTACGTCTCGAGCATATCGATGAGTTTAAACAGCCATTGTGTCACAACTGCGTACCACTCTGCCGAATGCTTCTGGACGGTCATGTCGACCAAGGTCTTCCCAACGTTGGCAACTCGGCCAACTATCCGCCCGGGAAGAGAAATGCGCGGCTCCCCATACGAAGCCTGACCGATTTCGGATCTTGCTGATCATTCCTCCCAACTCGTCCCCTTGGTGGCGTGATATAGGTTGTTTATAGGATGCCGATCCTCGTCTTTGACTGCAAGGGCGGTGCGGAACTCAGATGTCCGGTCAATGACCCATGATGGGATCGCAGCAGGGTGATGCTTGACGCTGAAAAGCCGTTGGTAGCTGCTTAAAATGTTTAGGCCGTACTTCATCAGCAAGACCTTGCTCACGTCGAAAGACACTCTTTccatggtgttggtgctTGAGTAATAAACCGGGATTTTGCAGCGATCCTCGGGTTGCACCATCCCCAGGATGCCGTATATCATGTCCCTCTCGTCGGTAGCGGCAACCGTGTTGGACTGGAAGGTCACCTCCAGAGCCTCGAAAAGGGAAAGTCCGGCCTCTTCTACGCCTCGCTCCTAGGCATTGATCAGGCTGGCCTCGTAATTCGTACTCGCCGCCTCGAGATGGCCAAAGAtcccgatgatgatgttcaCGGCATTGGCGAGGTTAGAATATTTGTCGTCCCCGACGCGCAGTACTCGGTGGGACACCGCCAGCAAGACAAACCAGATGTCTTTGACGTCTTCCAGAGCACGAATTCATTCCCACAGAGAACCATCGCCGCCTTGGCGAGCACAACCTCCTGAACGACCCACACGCGATGCCACCACGGCCGGTCGAAGAATAATTTCCACAGAGCTTCAAAGTCGAGTCGAccaccttcatcaccaccactgtcGGCGAGctcgaccacctcctctctcaAGCGGGCCATTCGCTCCTCGAACTGGAGGTCCTCCCGGTCAGCGATGGTCTCAATATTGATGTACCCTTCATCGGTCGAGTCCCGGTACATAGCCGCCAGTGTCCTGATTGTCTGGAACGCGCCCCCGAGCCAGATCAGCACATTCTTTACAAGAGTGTACACCGAGCTCATGAGCCGAACCTGCACGGCCTTTTCGTCGTTGTCGGACTGGTTGATGCAGATGGCGTCGATCCATATCCGCGCCCTCACCTGGGAGGCGTGAAGCTGGGTGAGGGCCGTGAAGAGGTTTTTGGTGACTTGGAAAACATGACcgtcgaggatgatgggCCGGGTGTCATTGCGTCGCCCCAAACGTAGGAGAGGGCATTGTAGACCGGTGCAGGTTCGGCATCGAGGAACGCGTGGCTCAAGCTGAGGTTTATGGGGGTGAGTCGCCTAGATTCTCATGGCTAAGGGGTGGGTTGACAAAGTTGAAAGTGAGAAGGCGAATCTCGTGTCGGTCGTGGTCGAGGGGCGTATAGAAAAACATGTTCATTGACAAGTTAGCGAATTGTTCTGAAGGGTATTTCACATGATTCGCATGACATTACACAAGGCTTCAAGAAGGTTTCATGACGTATACCTGTTGTTTAGGCTATTGTACTACTTGGCATTCATCAGCCATCCCATAGCTAAACCGGTGCGTGGTTGAATGCTTGTCATGGGGATAGTTCTCACCCACCGATTACAACCGTTcaaaatcaccaacaacaccccttTTTGTAGTCTTCAGCACCAAAAATGCATCGCGATACTTCCAATTGGATGGCAGCAGATAGAAAAGGTGAAAAAAGAgccaaaaacatacaacaccagggattccccagtggtcacccacctgagtactagtctGGCCCTTGGCAGCTTatctaggggagagcggacgggatcccgagtTTTCTGCCAggtatggtcgtatgtggTAGTTATGGCTAGAACTTGCTATCATGAATGGGAGCATATCCATCAAacttctttccccttctccccactCCCTTCTTGCCTTCCTAGCCAGTTCCCCAGAGCCGATTCTTAACCTGGGCAGCCAACGTCGGGAAATACCTACGCAATAATCAGCTCCCTCTCTTTAAACTTACAATCCGCAAACTTTGTTAATTCGCTCATGCCAACCCGGACTATAGATCCCCAAACTCAGCAGAATTTTGCTTAACCAACAGCACATTCAGAGACTGCCTCTGctcatcctcttcgtccACATTCCGGGACACAACAACCGCCATAAAAGGGCCAGCAACCCTATCCCCTCGATCAAACACCCCCCACCAAggacctcctcaacatcaccacccaacaaaGCATAGCACGCAGAATGCTCCTCAAAATCGATCACATAAGCATGGATATCACAACTCACAttccccaacctctcacCAGAAGatctcaccacctccacaatCAGGCCCCTCAATAACAACCTCGCCTCTCTAACCATTTGATCATCAGGCATCACTCCAGACGGCACACCCGCTTCAATCTCCACACAACACTCCACCCTGCCCTCCGGAACAAACGGCTCCCACGCCACCGGTCCTTCCAACGAAGCCCAAGACCAACTAGGTGCTCGCTGCGTCCACTTGGTCGTCTCCCTCAACTTCACTTCCTCCATCGCCCGATTCCCATCCGCACGCCACATCATATTCACCGCAAGCATGTCACCCCCCGAacccccagcagccacccCTGCGCAAAACGAGATACTATTCCTCATATCCCTAGCCTTGACATTGGCAATCATACCTCCAACAGGAAATAACTTATCCTCGCCAAAGGTGAGCTCACACGCGGTGTAGTTCTGAACAATGGTGCACCACGCCCAGGCGGGACCGTGGGAAACGGAGGCGCTGCTGCCGAGGCGTTTGTCTTGATGCTGCGATCGCCAGTCAGTTACATGCAtcaagggaaagggggacgGTTGTTGATCTCACTACTGCCAAGACAAGACCATCCTCAGCAATACTATGCCGGATACACTCAAAGAACAGCTGTCCAACAGAAAACAGGACAATTTTCCGGCTCAGATTTCGTTCCTGGAGGACCCAGCCCCTGCTGTTCCATACGCTCGCTGCAGTGACGACTTTGTCAAAGGATGGGGTATGTGGTCCTACGAAGAATGTTCGGGGCTTTGTACGTCCCAGTGGTAGGTAAGAGAGCTCAATAACGGGCTGacttgtggtggtgtctcGAGGGTGAAACAAACCGCCGGTGGACGAGCTAGAACTCGTCGCGGCAATGGTAAGGTGGGCGTTCTGGTAGATGAGGCCCATTTGGGGTGCCTCTCGCAGCCAGTCGGGCCTATCATTCTGGATGATACAAAGGGCGTCAATCCAGAGGTAGCGGAGGCCGAGATTCCTCGTTGCGATGACGGCATCGCGGAGAGTGGCTGGCATGGCGGATATGTTTATTCCCGACGTCCAACAGTCTGGTGGGAAAGCGGGTTGTGGATGATGTGTCTGCATCCGCCAAGGGCACAGAATTGCACTCTGTATGGCTTCTCAGACAGGTTTCGAGCCATGTCTGGATTTGGCGGAAAGCTCCAGGGGAGTTTGGTGCTGGATGAAGAGCGTGGCCGGCAATATCCCCAGATAGAGCTGCATCACTTGATGGATCTGCCCAAGCGTGCAAAAAAGCTCGGGCGTTGGAATTAGTTACGAGAACTGTTATTACACAGAGCTCACGTCTTGTGTGTTCTACCCTGTGGTATTTGTCTGAAGACAGAAGTACCTGGTGTACCCTCCCTTTCTTcagcttgatggtggggcaCGAGGTTTTGATTAGCTCGTCAAGTACTAACTTGCAAAGCGGACAGAAACTTGAAGACTGCCCCAGGTCTTGATAGGTTGGGTGGCGGTAGCCGAGCTGTTGACCGGTGGCTATTGCGTATGGATGAGACTGTAAATGGTGATACACCACGACAGGAATCGCAAGAGGCCCGAGGTGCTTTCCGTGTTCAGAGAGCTCATGTTTGCCTGGTAATCTTGACACCACTCAACAGTAAGGTCAGGTATCAAAGATGGTGATACTGGTTTAGGCTGGGAGCAAAGGAATAGACGCAAATCCAACAACCAGACCAATGGTGGCTTTTCTTGCCGCTTTTTGCTCCAGTCAAGTGACGGTTCCCTGTACTCTTTACTTGGTCGCTATCTACAGACAGCTTCGCCGCTCACAAAAAACTTACCCACGCCGCATAAAAGGATCAGCAAAATATCTCCACAGAACGTTACCACTATTGTcgatgttggtgtttggaTGCAGCAACGTTGGTTATGGTGGGGCTCGGCAAGTTTCCCTTCCACATGACGGCACGGCACGATGATTTCCAGCCAGGGTTTCGGGACCCGGCAGCTGGACACGATGGCCTGTGCCAAGAACATTCCAACGAGAATCGAGAAGATCATCAAAAATAGATCCATCTTCACCCGGGAGGCCAGAACAATCGAAGATCTTTCAAGTTTCGCCTCAGCTGAAGATCATGAAGATCGACCTGAAACCACCTGAAAAGTGATGAGTTGAAGACTTTGGAATCGCAGATGCAACCACTACAGTTCGGCATAAACAAACTGAACGAATCGACGGAAATCAGAGCAGCCACCTCCACATCTCCTCCGCAAACctcctttccaccaccacgaacCACGACAAGGGTTGTCTTCCGAAGGGCACAAACGGGCACACGGGTAGGAGCAGATGGCGCAAAACAACGCCTTCTTTGCATCCCCATTCCCGTATATTTCTTTTGCCGACGGACCCCTCAACGTCAATGTTACCGGCCCAATACCTCAGAAATGGACGCCTCGGACTTCGGCACTGGAGGCAAGTTTGAGAGGTCGATAAAAAATCCCAAAAATGGAAATGCAAAATACCGCTCTGACCAACATCAAAAGATTCAGGTCCCCACTGTCCCATCAACGTGGCTCGGATCAAACCCCAAGCGTTCTAGGCTCTTGGTTGGCGTTCAATAGTGACAGCTTGGACAGGAGGCCATCATGCCAGTCACTTGGCTGCAGCCCAATCATCTCGGGGCGAAATCGAATGCCCATCCCCATACACAACAACTCCCATCTGATGCTGGCTCTTGGGGCTTCCCAATGTGGGAGGTAAGGTGTTTGCTGGTCACTGCAGCGAGTGCAGTGCGAGCGTTATTCCGGGCATCCAGTGCGGCTGGAAGCACTGATGGTGTGGattggcggtgatggagtGATTCGAGATGAGCCCAGCCAATCACATCGACTCCTTTCGGCAAGCAGCCCCTCTTGGCAGCTCTTGGACCCTGGGATTCAGACGAACAAGCACCCCTGTCCCCAATAATACGAACGTGGGAAGCGAACAGGGGGGGCCGGATAGGATAAGGCAGAGGTCGAGGCTTTGGGTGAGATGCGGGATCCGCATTCGCCAGGGGGTCACAAGGTTCATGCAGGCCTCACTCCCAATCTCCTCTCTCAGTTCGTCGacggaagagaaagaaaaaaaccgaTATGAAAACCACCGCTGCCGCTCACATCGGCCTGTGGGTCGActcctgttcttcttcttctctttcttcttgaAACACCCCGTTTGTGCGACAGAAGAGACGTTCagtctttcttcttctcgggcATTGTCGTCTGCTGTTGTCCGATCTTACATACGTTCGCTTTCCGCCATATCATTCACTCGCTCACTCGCTCGAATC
Proteins encoded in this window:
- a CDS encoding hypothetical protein (COG:G; EggNog:ENOG503P2DI), whose product is MKASLFTSLSVAALALAVPQKRSVPTAAELARFKVFAEYQAAAFCMTEGQPAGTQVACLEGQCNTLTSRNVTVHSPSFTGTILDTRGFVSVDPVAKEIVLTFRGTVSIRNWVADFIFVQAPCDYAFGCLVHTGFLSSWAEVKSRAMAAVTAARQAHPTFKVTVTGYSLGAAVGTIAAADIRRSLKIPVDLITFGSPRVGNNAFAKFVTAGAGSEYRLTHANDPIARLPPIIFNYRHTSPEYWFDEGADGVVTLDEVQVCEGHANIQCNGGTGDFNMDVHGWYFQRFTGCAPTEQPFKARSTPISDAELAKIVNEWVKEDKVLAKNLELSGEA
- a CDS encoding hypothetical protein (EggNog:ENOG503PAP5); protein product: MTVQKHSAEWYAVVTQWLFKLIDMLETYRASLAGNSEFLTSTLENVWQVPPLDSDVDGTARADDGLWGEVFLTGFETLTLTGKKQFWSDVDDEEQTELPNDLFMYLGACKVQRQRSFVDSTGRPGTTLQDVQVGDQVVIFPGAHVPFVIRLVTQKGGDFVHHMVGQLTFTV
- a CDS encoding hypothetical protein (EggNog:ENOG503P48Z; COG:S), coding for MIANVKARDMRNSISFCAGVAAGGSGGDMLAVNMMWRADGNRAMEEVKLRETTKWTQRAPSWSWASLEGPVAWEPFVPEGRVECCVEIEAGVPSGVMPDDQMVREARLLLRGLIVEVVRSSGERLGNVSCDIHAYVIDFEEHSACYALLGGDVEEVLGGGCLIEGIGLLALLWRLLCPGMWTKRMSRGSL